From Montipora foliosa isolate CH-2021 chromosome 6, ASM3666993v2, whole genome shotgun sequence, a single genomic window includes:
- the LOC138005713 gene encoding uncharacterized protein, translating into MICTPSSTMIVGPSGSGKTQLTEALLTEGTMFEGRKTRPCHYCYGVWQPRFECMTCQGIQFHEGIPEVADVQTWFPQGGVLVLDDLMDEGGNDKRVWDLFSRESHHRHITVLYLCQDLFPPGKFAKTISRNAHYVIVFKNPRDQTGCRALVLQAFPDRWRDVLKLFVACTQRPYGYLMIDLHPASDDRFRLFSHVTQQDGPTVVYERQ; encoded by the coding sequence ATGATATGTACACCCAGTAGTACGATGATTGTCGGTCCGTCAGGAAGTGGCAAGACGCAATTGACCGAAGCGCTCTTGACGGAAGGCACCATGTTTGAGGGCAGAAAGACACGACCGTGTCATTACTGTTACGGCGTATGGCAACCCCGGTTCGAATGTATGACATGTCAAGGCATCCAGTTTCACGAAGGAATCCCTGAAGTCGCCGATGTTCAAACATGGTTTCCTCAAGGTGGGGTGTTGGTCTTGGACGATCTCATGGATGAAGGAGGAAATGATAAACGCGTGTGGGATCTCTTTTCGCGAGAATCCCATCATCGACACATTACGGTCTTGTACTTGTGTCAAGATCTGTTTCCACCTGGGAAATTTGCCAAGACCATTTCGCGCAATGCGCATTACGTGATTGTCTTCAAGAATCCCAGGGATCAGACGGGATGTCGCGCGTTGGTCCTCCAAGCCTTTCCAGATCGATGGCGAGACGTCCTCAAACTCTTTGTCGCGTGCACGCAACGTCCTTACGGGTATCTCATGATCGACCTTCATCCTGCCTCAGATGACCGATTCCGGTTGTTCAGTCATGTGACACAGCAAGACGGTCCCACGGTGGTGTACGAACGCCAATGA
- the LOC138005712 gene encoding uncharacterized protein F54H12.2-like codes for MAYQKNKEQWANYPVVRSEIRTFSFDGRTTKFMEDNVFVGRVPDRMIVGLLDSRGFNGDLEYYPFAFQKFGVIRIRQVIDSKEYPYPTLELNGANGRKDLLGYHRFLEVSGSLLNRPSMIQPSEWGQDKNCTLFAFNNVPNGDADAPGHQNPRQAGNVPLEIDFSAIPNKNLTVVVWGEFENVFQIDDKGGILYNVRR; via the coding sequence ATGGCCTACCAAAAGAACAAAGAACAGTGGGCCAATTATCCAGTGGTCCGAAGCGAGATCCGTACGTTTTCGTTCGATGGACGGACCACCAAGTTCATGGAAGACAACGTGTTTGTGGGCCGGGTGCCGGACCGGATGATCGTGGGGTTGTTGGACAGTCGAGGTTTCAATGGTGATTTGGAGTATTACCCGTTCGCTTTCCAGAAATTTGGGGTGATCCGGATTCGTCAAGTCATTGACAGCAAAGAATATCCGTACCCAACCTTGGAACTAAATGGAGCCAATGGCCGTAAAGACCTGTTGGGATACCATCGTTTCTTAGAAGTCAGTGGTTCGTTGCTGAATCGTCCCAGTATGATCCAACCCAGTGAATGGGGACAGGACAAGAATTGTACGTTGTTTGCCTTTAACAATGTACCCAATGGAGACGCGGATGCTCCAGGACATCAAAACCCTAGACAAGCCGGCAATGTTCCTTTGGAAATCGATTTTAGTGCGATCCCTAACAAGAATCTCACAGTTGTGGTATGGGGTGAGTTCGAGAATGTGTTCCAGATCGACGACAAGGGTGGGATTTTATATAACGTGCGTCGATGA
- the LOC138005714 gene encoding uncharacterized protein, giving the protein MTIAGACLHDYRLNRMEEETIASKPVKGWRLITNHSTAAMEWLLWQEHRLQEEDPLPNQGIQHARNSGEYRIPGRCWRVDGFDPVTNTVFEFLGCFWHGCLSCFPNRHEPYCRHDDRCMDDVRHTTMERLQSLRDVGYHVVTLWECEWEQQKKADPRVAEFVKTLPIIKPMNPRDAFFGGRTNASYLYYKVRVGEEIRYVDYTSLYPWVNKNGMYPIGHPEFIYEPGTTDLSEYFGLSLCTIIPPKHLFHPVLPYQCGGKLTFSLCRTCVEQDIAKPLHEKSLSCDHTDDERALIGTWCTRELEKAVAMGYVIQHVHKVCHFEETRHVLFAEYVNTWLKIKVEASGWPSGCDTEEQRQAYVENFERHEGIQLDPTKIAYNPGR; this is encoded by the coding sequence ATGACGATTGCAGGAGCTTGTCTGCATGACTATCGCCTCAACCGCATGGAGGAAGAGACCATCGCCTCCAAACCTGTCAAGGGATGGCGACTCATCACCAATCACTCCACGGCCGCTATGGAATGGCTGTTGTGGCAAGAACATCGGCTGCAGGAGGAAGACCCGCTTCCAAACCAAGGTATCCAGCATGCTCGCAACTCAGGCGAATACCGAATCCCTGGTCGATGTTGGAGGGTGGACGGCTTCGATCCAGTCACCAACACGGTCTTCGAGTTCTTGGGTTGTTTTTGGCACGGGTGTCTTTCTTGTTTCCCCAATCGTCACGAACCATACTGCCGTCATGACGATCGTTGTATGGATGATGTCCGACATACCACCATGGAACGCCTTCAGAGTCTTCGAGACGTGGGATACCATGTCGTGACCCTCTGGGAATGTGAATGGGAGCAGCAAAAGAAAGCAGATCCTCGCGTGGCTGAGTTCGTCAAAACCCTTCCTATCATCAAACCCATGAATCCTCGCGACGCCTTCTTTGGAGGACGCACCAATGCCTCCTACCTTTATTACAAGGTTCGAGTCGGTGAGGAAATCCGGTATGTGGACTACACTTCCCTCTACCCTTGGGTTAATAAGAATGGAATGTATCCCATCGGCCATCCTGAGTTCATCTATGAACCCGGCACCACCGACCTCTCGGAATACTTTGGTCTGTCTTTGTGCACCATCATCCCACCAAAGCATTTGTTTCACCCCGTCTTGCCTTACCAGTGTGGAGGAAAGCTCACCTTCTCTCTTTGCCGTACATGTGTGGAGCAAGACATTGCCAAACCTCTCCACGAAAAATCTCTTTCGTGCGATCACACTGACGATGAACGGGCGCTGATCGGTACATGGTGCACCCGCGAGCTAGAAAAAGCGGTGGCGATGGGCTACGTGATTCAACACGTCCACAAAGTGTGCCATTTTGAGGAAACACGCCACGTATTGTTTGCCGAGTATGTCAACACTTGGCTTAAGATCAAAGTGGAAGCGTCCGGATGGCCTAGTGGGTGCGACACGGAAGAGCAACGACAGGCCTATGTGGAGAACTTTGAGCGTCATGAAGGAATCCAACTCGACCCAACTAAGATCGCTTACAATCCGGGTCGATAG
- the LOC138005367 gene encoding uncharacterized protein, translated as MGKTKGKRRASQKQTKEPAPQRGFKEALVAEMRSLGFDGDFFARNLDQSIERSTRRGKGPRRTRYIQYCTWAHALMRKEIGPEDAEFAFPEVVLDYIRHIAPGDIKGEIREDAYKVSLQDFCSAIDLPRLTDESSHP; from the exons ATggggaaaacaaaaggaaagcgacGTGCTTCGCAAAAACAAACGAAGGAGCCAGCGCCGCAGCGCGGGTTCAAGGAGGCACTCGTTGCGGAGATGAGATCTCTTGG GTTCGatggtgacttctttgctcGCAACCTTGACCAAAGCATTGAGCGTAGTACAAGACGCGGTAAAGGGCCTCGTCGCACCAGATATATCCAGTATTGTACCTGGGCACATGCGTTGATG CGAAAAGAAATCGGACCAGAAGATGCTGAATTTGCATTTCCAGAGGTGGTGTTGGACTATATAAGACATATTGCTCCTGGAGACATCAAAGGGGAAATCAGAGAG GATGCTTACAAAGTGTCATTGCAAGATTTCTGTTCTGCCATTGATCTGCCCAGGTTGACAGATGAAAGCAGTCATCCTTAA